A window of Mucilaginibacter sp. PAMC 26640 contains these coding sequences:
- a CDS encoding adenine phosphoribosyltransferase, with product MIQQQIKAVIRDIPDFPKPGIVFKDITPILKDPALCEGIVNAFVEGLKGTKIDAIAGVESRGFLFGLILATKLGVPFVPVRKAGKLPHTVKQKVYELEYGTATIELHTDAFKPGDHILIHDDLLATGGTVMAASELIQEMGGIVAGFTFVIGLGFLNGLEKISPVSDKIIVLAAY from the coding sequence ATGATTCAGCAGCAAATAAAGGCCGTCATCCGCGATATTCCCGATTTCCCTAAACCAGGCATTGTTTTTAAAGATATCACCCCAATATTGAAAGATCCTGCTTTGTGCGAAGGGATTGTTAACGCATTTGTTGAAGGTTTAAAGGGTACGAAAATCGATGCGATAGCAGGAGTGGAGAGCCGGGGCTTTTTGTTCGGGCTTATACTGGCTACAAAATTAGGTGTGCCGTTTGTCCCGGTACGCAAAGCGGGTAAGTTGCCGCATACGGTGAAGCAAAAAGTATATGAGCTGGAGTACGGCACAGCTACTATAGAATTACATACAGATGCCTTTAAACCCGGCGACCATATCCTAATCCACGATGACCTATTAGCCACCGGTGGTACCGTTATGGCAGCGAGTGAACTTATCCAGGAAATGGGTGGTATTGTTGCGGGTTTCACTTTTGTAATTGGCCTTGGTTTTTTAAACGGTCTGGAAAAGATATCACCGGTAAGTGATAAAATAATAGTCCTCGCAGCTTATTAA